The DNA window GCGGTGCGTCACCAGAAAACCGCCGACCACGTTAATGGCCGCCAGCAGCACCGCCAGCATCGCCGGTATGGCCGCCGCCTGGTGGACCGAAGTGGCGACAATGACGGCCCCCACAATCGTAATGCCCGACACCGCGTTGGAACCCGACATCAAAGGCGTATGCAGCGTCGGCGGCACCTTGGTGATCACCTCAAAACCGACAAACACCGAGACCGCAAAGATCGTCAGCATGTCGACCAGCCCCCGTAACCGGGCCCGGCGATTGGCGATCGCCAGCGCTTGCACCGGATCCGTTTCGAGAGCGACGGGCGTGACATTTCCCGCGACCGGCGGGGATAGCTCGGCCAGCAAGGGCTGGACGCCTGGGCTTCGACTTCCGGTCGACAGTCCCGGCAGTGCAGGCGATTCCTGCCCATCGGAATGTCCCGCGCCGGGGATGCTGGAATAAACGATGCCGCCGAGTGTCAGCACCAGGCAGACCAGCAGCACGCCCAGGATTCCTGTGGACCAGCGTTCTGGCGAACTCATGATGCGTCCTCTTCATCAACAGGGGTTTCAGCGGCGGGCGAAGGTGCGTCTTCTTCTTCCGACAGCAGGCCTTCGACTTTGATCGTGTCCTGCTGGCGAGGATCGACATTCGGCGATTCCGGTTCGCCCAGCGGTTCCAGCGGCTCCAGGCCGAGCGCTTCCCGCATGCGGGCGTTGTAGATCTGGCCATGATGGGCGACGAGCGTATCGCGAATGATCTCGTCCTGGAAATTCAGTTTCAGGTGATCGCCGTCGAGCAGGTTCAGCAGGAATTTGGAGATGTTGTTGGAGTACATCTGGCTGGCGTGGTACGGAATTTCCGACGCCAGGTTGGTCGGCCCCAGCACCAGCACGTTGTGATGCAGCACCCGTTCATCGGGCAGGCTGGGCTCCACATTGCCGCCCCGTTCGGCCGCCAGATCCAGGATCACGCTGCCGGGCTCCATCTGCGATACGGCGTCGGCCGTGATCAGCAGCGGGGCCGTTTTGCCAGGAATGGCGGCGGTCGTAATCACCACATCGCTTTCGGCGACGACTTTGGCCATCAGGGCCCGCTGCTTCTGGTAAAAGTCGTCGTCCATTGCTTTGGCGTAGCCGCCTTTGTCCTCGGCGGAGGCCGTTTCCAGCTCCAGTTCGACAAACCGGCCGCCCAGGCTTTCGACCTGCTCGCGACAGGCGGGCCGCAAGTCATAGGCGCTCACCACCGCCCCCAGTCGTTTGGCCGTGGCGATCGCCTGCAGTCCGGCC is part of the Lignipirellula cremea genome and encodes:
- a CDS encoding NAD(P) transhydrogenase subunit alpha is translated as MSSPERWSTGILGVLLVCLVLTLGGIVYSSIPGAGHSDGQESPALPGLSTGSRSPGVQPLLAELSPPVAGNVTPVALETDPVQALAIANRRARLRGLVDMLTIFAVSVFVGFEVITKVPPTLHTPLMSGSNAVSGITIVGAVIVATSVHQAAAIPAMLAVLLAAINVVGGFLVTHRMLSMFKKK
- a CDS encoding Re/Si-specific NAD(P)(+) transhydrogenase subunit alpha is translated as MKVAIAKETFPGERRVAMIPANVPPFIKAGVEVIVEPGAGAAAGFLDQEYLDRGATLAASRNELFSADVLLQVRCLGANPDAGRVDLALCRPGQTLIGMCDPLGNPQAAQELAETGVSLFGLELIPRITRAQSMDVLSAMATIAGYRAVLLAAIELPKMFPLMMTAAGTLKPAHVFVIGAGVAGLQAIATAKRLGAVVSAYDLRPACREQVESLGGRFVELELETASAEDKGGYAKAMDDDFYQKQRALMAKVVAESDVVITTAAIPGKTAPLLITADAVSQMEPGSVILDLAAERGGNVEPSLPDERVLHHNVLVLGPTNLASEIPYHASQMYSNNISKFLLNLLDGDHLKLNFQDEIIRDTLVAHHGQIYNARMREALGLEPLEPLGEPESPNVDPRQQDTIKVEGLLSEEEDAPSPAAETPVDEEDAS